The sequence below is a genomic window from Rhinopithecus roxellana isolate Shanxi Qingling chromosome 7, ASM756505v1, whole genome shotgun sequence.
cccatcaGCACACCTAACGTCTCTGCGATCTGagtcatacatttcttttttccattttgtttgtttgtttgttttttgacacagggtctcgctctgtcacccaggatggagtgcagtggtgcaatcatgactcactgcagcctcaacctcccaggctcaagggatccccgctcccgctcagcctcctgagtagctgtgactacaggcacgcgccatcacgcccagctaatttctttgaattttttgtgGATACAacgtctcgctatgttgcccaggctggtctcaaactcctgagctcaagcaatctgcccacctcaacctcccaaagtgctaggattacaggcgtgagcccccgcgcccagcccatGTCGCTGTTTCATGCATTTTCATCTGCCTCCTCATTGTGGCTCCCCTGACACACACATCCGAACCTAACGATCCCACGGGTCAGGGATCTCCTAGAGACTGGGTATCTCGGCTATGGCCACTCTCAGTAGAGACATGCCAAgaccaaattaaaaagaaaccacAATGGTAAAAACCGCTACAGCCCTCTTGAAAGCAAACGGATTTAACTGTGATAAACAGCACAGGACTTGCAGTGTGGATTCTCAGTTTGTGATGCACCAGAGGGGACGCAATAGTCACAGGGGGCCTGGCTGGTTGAAACACTTCTGCGTCCAGCTCATGTAAAAGTAAAATCTTGAGGAAGATTTTACGGAAGTATATGTTTTTATAATGCCATGAATTCCTGTGTCCCCTGCATCTAACTTAGCCACACAGCCAGGGTGTGGTGCGACGCTCTCAGGTCCGCTCTTACCATCCACATAGGCTGCTTGTGCCTCTGTGAGACTCTGCTTCCCCAACCATGAAGTAGGCGTCTGAGGGCCAAAGAACAATGCTGCTTAACCTGGTGCCCCAGCTCAGTTACGAGCCCGTGACAACAGTGAAAAATCATTGTCAGCCCTTTCTCCTCCCAGTAAATTTGGGCCCTGCAGACCTGCTTTTCTGCTCATGATGAACATTAGTAAGGATAGGCTCGCTGCTGCAGCAAACAACCAGAAATCCCATGTCACAGTCCAATCGGGGGTACTGGGTCAGAAGTGCAGGCTTCTGGAATTTGCAGCAAAAGTctgagagggggagagagaggtaTTGCCCTGCTCCCCGGTAGTCACCCCTGTATCAAGAGGGGGTGAAAGACTCGGATTTGAGAGGGGTTAAGAGTTTACCCGAGCACAGCATTCTCATTGACCCACACGGTTTGGAAACATACGGGGAAGTTTGTAACTGCCACCAAACTCTGTTGTTGCTTAATAGAAAGCTGACTGGGTAAGTGTGATTTTGACAAAAGGGTCTTTAATGCTCCCAAGATTTTAGATTTGGTTGCCATGTCCTATGAAAATAACCTCCAAGAGACACCTGTGACTCTGACTAGTCATCTCATTGATAGTGGTTGCCCTGTAATATTCTTTGATTGTCCTTTAACAGATTCTTAGGCCATGTAAACACCGGCAAAATTTCCCTGGGGAAACTAAAGAGGATGATTCCCACGCGCCTCTTCCCCTGCATCAGGCACTAAAAGGACTGCGGAGTTCTTCTTTCCATGCAAATGCTGAGAATCTGGGCTCACCTAAGGGAGTCACTGCCTCCCTAGCCAGGACTCTGGAGGGACTGGCGTTAATTAGCCACAGACTGCAGCGAGGGGGACAAAATGTGGCACCCCCTGAGGGCCCATGGAAACCCAGAGAACGGTCCCAGTCGGAATGGAGAGAATCCATTGAGAGACtgagtttgccttttttttttttttcccaattggTAGGCCCTAGCCTTATCTTAGAGGGAAAGAAAATCGAGCtagggcagggtgcggtggctcacgcctgtaatcccagcactttgggaggccgagggaggcggatcacgaggccaagagattgagaccgtcctggtcaacatggtgaaaccccgcctgtactaaaaatacaacaaatagccgggtgtgctggtactagcctatagtcccagctactcgggaggctgaggcaggagaatcgcttgaacctgggaggtggaggttgcagtgagccgagatggtgccactgcattccagcctggcgacagagcaagactcggtgtcaaaaaaaaagaaaaagaaaaagaaaatcgaGCTACTGCATGGCACAGAGAAAGCACTCACCAGAAGGCAGTCATTTTTGAAATAAGTATCTGAGACCCGACCTGTGCCCAGCTCAGCTAGGAGCACGGGTGAAGAGACCAGAGCTGGCGAGGCGACTCTGGTCCTGACTTCCCACCTTCCCGGCAGACTGGGACCAGAGGACGCCACCTCCCTAACTAGTGCCAGGTGTCTACCGGACCCTTGCCACCCCCATGTTGTCTCCTGCCACCACAGAGTCAAGGCCAGCCGCTGTGCCGCTGCAACCACCTGGCAGGGGCTGCCGAGATGGAGCATTTTCGTCAGCAAGGGTCAAGGGAGGTGTGGGACTGCAGGGAGAGGGCTGGTCGCCCCACGGCAGGGCCCGGTCGCTAAGAGAAGCATGGACCTGCTCTTCCAGCTGGCCCCTCACCCTGGCTCTCCAGGCTCATGTCCTGGCTCCCCTTCACCCTCCCAGAGGTGGCTCCCGGGAGCGGTTCCTCCTCTGCTTCCAGTCCCCAAAGCCAAGGCCTCACCTACACTTCTCCTCCCGAAGGGACTCCAGCAACAGCTGCAGGTCAGTCAGAGACCTCTCTTTTAGGCTGTGATAGGACGCctggaggctgatgtggaagcTCTTGGCTTCTTCCAGCTCTTCCTTTACCTTCGGCAATATCAGGTTTTGTTGCCGGGCCACATCCTCTGTCTCTAAGCGCGTCCCCTGCTGTGAGCTCTGGAAGCGACTCTCCTCGGTGAAGGGTGTGCTGACATCGGGCAGGTTGACGGGCCTGTCTTCCCCACTCGGCATGGGGGGCTCTGAAAGCAAGGCCTTTTCGCTGGGTGGCTCGCAGTTGGCTGGGTCGCTTTCTGCCATCAGCAGTAAGCCCTTGGGCCTGCAGCCTTCCTCCAGCTCATGGAGCTGCTGGTGACACTGGCGGAGCCTGTGGTCGATCTGGGCGATGGTGGCAGAGGCGCGCTGGTTCGCCTTCTTAAAGGCCTGCCGGATGTGCGGCACCTGGTGCCGGTCTGCTTTGGACACCAGCTTGAGGTAGCTCACGGTGTTGCCATCCCGACTGGCCTTCTCCACTCTCAGCTGCTCCGAGAGGTAGAGGATGCGGTGCCTGACACTCTCCTGTAAGTTGTGGGCTAGGCCCCCATCTGAGAGGCTGGAAGGGCCACTGGGGCCGTCTTCGCTGGATGGCAGGGACCGGCACGAAGGCACATTGGAGGGGAGGGTTGCGCTGGGGCTCCTGGTGTGTTCCGCCTACATTGGGAAACAAGAAATCACAATACGGTGCTCTGTGAGCCGCAAAGTGTGAGAGAATTGGACACGTTATGACTCCATAAAATACTTCCACATACGCATGGATACTTACACGCGCAAGATTTGTgcgttcggccgggcgcggtggctcaagcctgtaattccagcactttgggaggccgagacgggcggatcacgaggtcaggagatcgagaccatcctggctaacacggtgaaaccccgtctctactaaaaaatacaaaaagctagccgggcgaggtggcgggcgcctgtagtcccagttactcgggaggctgaggcaggagaatggcgggaacccgggaggcggagcttgcagtgagcggagatccggccactgcactccagcctgggcgacagagcgagactccctctcaaaaaaaaaaaaagatttgtgcgTTCAAGATGGGCCCGACGCAGACTGGGGAGGTGATGCTCATCTTCAgggctcctctcccctccttttcAGCGTCTGACTCCTTGCTCTACATGTGTGCCTCACTACGACCGACAGGTGGCCAGATTCCCTTCTAcatctgcctgtttttgtactgcACTCCTATTTTCTCTTCCAAAAATTACCAATTGTGGGTCTCACTTATAAAGAGCTGTTCTTGTAAACTATGGAATAAACTTATTCCCGTTAACCCTTACAGCTTGCTGTATTGCTACTCCCAGGGAGACGGGAAGGGTTAGGCAGAGAGATTTGCCTCCTAacaggttcattcattcatccaatcactcattcaacacatattttgagtgcctaccatgtggTACAGAAGCCAGATACATTCCTTGATCTCATACGGCTGACAGTCTAGGGTAGAAAATTTTATTGCAACACAAAAGAATGAGTCTCTCACATGGTGAGGGGGTTAACGTTGCCTTTGACAAAGAACccagttcaaatcctggctctaccactctgagaccttgagcaagttaatAAACtgctctgaggctcagttttcttACCTCTAAAACAAAGATGGCAAGAGAAGCATAGCTGGAACCCAGCCCACCAGGGCAGACTGGAGAGCAAGGAGCTAGGAGACGAAGGTGGGGGGCAGCTCAGGTgcagcctctgttctgtttctactgttttttttttttttttttttttcttttttgagatgcagtctcactctgtcacccaggctggagtgcagtggtgcaatctcagctcactacaaccttcacctcccaggtttaagcaattctcatgcctcagcctcccgagtagctgggattacaggtgtgcaccaccacacccagctaacttttgtattattagtagagacagggtttcaccatgttgaccaggctagtttccaactcctgacctcaagcgatcctcccgcctcagcctcccaaagtgctgggattacaggtgtgagccaccgcgtctggcctatACCTCAGTTTTTAAAACGCAAAGTGGTACCACTATGCACCCAGTAGATTGGTCAAACTCAGACAGACTAACAATGAtgagtgttggcaaggatatagagcaacaggaactctcaatCATTACTGGTGGGAAGCAAATTTGTACTACCACCACCTTGGAAAAGCACTTGACAGTATCACAAAGTTGAAGACATGCATACCAAATGATCCAGCAACTGCATTCGTAGGCAATATTCCCAGGAGACAAGTACACTGATGTTCCCAATATCCAACAACTAGCAACAAACCACCTGCCCAGAAAGTGTAAGTAAACTGTAATATATGCAACAATATACTACTGTACGGCAATGAGAATGAACTACAGCCTTGAAAAACATGAATGCATTTCACAAGCATAATGCTGaacaaaagaaaccaaacagAAAATCCGTACTACAAATGGTTCCATTTACACAAATTCCAAGAGCAGGCAAAACTAAACAATATTGTGTAGGGATGACTACGCAGGCAGGAAAGCATAAAGGGCAGCATGGATGCTGGCAACAGAAACCCCAGGATGGTGGTTCCCACTAGGGCGGGAGAAGGTGATTATGATTGGGGTGACAGTGGAGGCTGCGGTGCCTGGCCTGAGTAGTGGTTAAATGTGTGTTCATCTTATCGTTATTTCTTAAAACATACATCATTGTTTTCTGCACCTTTATATACATATGCCAGATTTCAcagttttaaaactatttaaatgttcaatataggccaggtgtggtggctcatgcctgtaatcccagcactttgggaggccgaggcgggcagatcacttgaggtcaggagttcaagaccagtctggccaacagggtgaaaccccatccgttcgaaaaaaataaaagcctggcatggtggctcacacctataattccagcactttgggaggccgaggcaggcggatcacctgaggtcgggagttcaagaccagcctgaccgacatggagaaaccccatctctaccaaaaatacaaacttaggtaggtgtggtggcacatgcctgtaatgccagctactctggaggctgaggcaggagaatcgcttgaacccagaaggcagaggttgcagtgagctgagattgcaccagtgcattccaacctgggcaacaagagcaaaactccatctcagaaaggaaggaaggaaggaagggagggagggagggagggagggaggaaggaaggaaggaaggggtatGCAGAATGCAGCACAGAggcacaaagaaatagaaaacttgaaaaatagaAGACATAGAAGATAGCGTGAGTAGGTCTAACAAAAATGCAATTGTCACaccagagagagaagacagagagaataAAGCAGCagcaatatatatataagtttaaaaaattttttttattgaaaaggagtcacactctgtcgcctaggctggagtgccatggcacgatctcggctcactgccaacctctgctgcctgggttcaagcaattctcgtgcctcagcctcccgaatagctggaactacaggtgcgtgccaccacgcctagctaattcgtttgtatttttagtagagatggggtttcaccatgttggcaagactgttctcgaactctcaagctcaggtgatccacccacttcggcctcccaaagtgctgggattacaggcatgagccaccatgaccggccgcAGCAGCAATATTTTAAGAGATAACTCCCTAAGAACTTTCCAGAACTGAAGAAAGACACAAATTCACAAATTCAAGAAGCCCAATAAATCCTAAGCAGGGAAGACAGAAATAGGTCCACACCTAg
It includes:
- the TEX28 gene encoding testis-specific protein TEX28 — its product is MVLKAEHTRSPSATLPSNVPSCRSLPSSEDGPSGPSSLSDGGLAHNLQESVRHRILYLSEQLRVEKASRDGNTVSYLKLVSKADRHQVPHIRQAFKKANQRASATIAQIDHRLRQCHQQLHELEEGCRPKGLLLMAESDPANCEPPSEKALLSEPPMPSGEDRPVNLPDVSTPFTEESRFQSSQQGTRLETEDVARQQNLILPKVKEELEEAKSFHISLQASYHSLKERSLTDLQLLLESLREEKCRQALMEERANDRLQGHLNEIYNLKHNLACSEERMAYLSYERAKEIWEIMEAFKSRISKLEMLQQVTQLEAAEHLQSRPPKMLFKFVSLLLSLATVLLVLVSTLCACPSSLITPRLCACTTLMLTGLGVLAWQRRHAIPATDWPEWVSSRCRLYSKNSGPPAHGP